Proteins co-encoded in one Macrobrachium rosenbergii isolate ZJJX-2024 chromosome 54, ASM4041242v1, whole genome shotgun sequence genomic window:
- the LOC136834974 gene encoding cuticle protein 7-like, whose amino-acid sequence MAAADVSLLHPPLHHDILLHPHDAGHHPTPIRHAPLRHGLDHHHPSPAHRGSVAKRPKHVHHGNTDYGHEDHHDSPAHYDFEYVVHDEYSGNHFGHEEVRDGYKTSGQYFVHLPDGRVQTVTYYADETGYHPTVTYDGEAIHDVHAHAHGPAYHAPKPFHHAPVDSYH is encoded by the exons ATGGCCGCCGCTGACGTCAGCCTACTTCATCCTCCCCTCCATCATGACATCCTACTACATCCCCACGACGCAGGACACCACCCAACTCCCATCCGGCACGCCCCTCTACGCCACGGGCTCGATCACCATCACCCCTCTCCCGCGCATCGCGGCAGTGTTGCCAAACGCCCGAAGCACGTGCATCATGGCAACACTGACTATGGTCACGAAGACCATCATGAT TCTCCAGCTCACTACGACTTCGAATATGTTGTCCACGACGAGTACTCGGGCAACCACTTCGGCCACGAGGAGGTCCGAGATGGCTACAAGACCAGCGGCCAATACTTCGTCCACCTCCCCGATGGCCGCGTTCAGACAGTCACTTATTACGCGGACGAGACGGGATACCACCCGACCGTCACTTACGACGGTGAAGCTATCCACGACGTCCATGCCCATGCCCATGGACCTGCGTACCACGCACCCAAGCCCTTCCATCATGCCCCAGTAGACAGTTATCACTGA
- the LOC136834972 gene encoding cuticle protein 8-like, which yields MYQATLLLVVGVASLAAGEVSLLHSPVHHASPVVHSPVHHAGPIVHSPVHHAGSIVHSPVHHAGPIVHSPVHHAGPIVHSPVHHAGPIVHSPKVHVPVHHGGVVKPVLHGKGGYGHETYHDIPAAYNYNYLIHDDYSGAHFGHDEVRDGYKTEGKYFVHLPDGRIQTVTYYADETGYHATVTYEGEAHYDEYVPKHAPTYAPKPAYHAPVDVYH from the exons ATGTACCAG GCAACACTACTCCTAGTTGTGGGCGTGGCCTCGTTAGCAGCCGGTGAAGTCAGCCTCCTTCACTCCCCAGTACACCACGCAAGCCCCGTTGTACACAGTCCTGTACACCACGCTGGACCAATTGTACATAGTCCCGTTCACCACGCAGGTTCAATTGTGCATAGTCCCGTTCATCACGCTGGGCCAATTGTACATAGTCCAGTACACCACGCCGGGCCAATTGTACATAGTCCCGTTCACCACGCTGGGCCAATTGTACATAGTCCTAAAGTCCATGTTCCTGTACATCACGGCGGCGTAGTCAAGCCGGTGCTTCACGGCAAAGGTGGATATGGTCATGAGACGTATCACGAC ATCCCCGCGGCGTACAACTACAACTACCTGATCCACGACGACTACTCGGGCGCCCACTTCGGCCATGACGAAGTCCGCGACGGCTACAAGACTGAAGGCAAATACTTCGTCCACCTCCCCGACGGGCGCATCCAGACCGTCACTTATTACGCCGACGAGACGGGATACCACGCCACCGTCACCTACGAAGGGGAAGCCCACTACGACGAGTACGTGCCCAAACACGCCCCTACCTATGCGCCCAAACCGGCCTACCACGCCCCTGTGGACGTGTATCACTAG